The proteins below come from a single Natrinema sp. SYSU A 869 genomic window:
- a CDS encoding helix-turn-helix domain-containing protein encodes MTTVVELGISADRLGLARTFDRVSAFEFQIGGMIGGSPPLVWTSGLNRDTVRRALEEDPSVDVIASVADDGETTADTETDAGPGDRWLFRLEFGDGVKLFEQIVTENDGAILTARGREGRWMVKLLFHDRESVSACHDRLEQYEFGADVTRISGVDDLESARTPLTETQYETICKAHELGYFDVPRGVTLKELAAELDISHQALSERLRRSHAALVSAELSDRSAPMEIDP; translated from the coding sequence ATGACCACAGTCGTCGAACTCGGGATTTCGGCTGATCGACTCGGACTCGCCCGCACGTTCGATCGAGTGTCGGCGTTCGAATTCCAGATCGGCGGCATGATCGGTGGCTCCCCACCGCTCGTCTGGACGAGCGGCCTGAATCGCGACACCGTTCGGCGAGCGCTCGAGGAGGATCCGTCGGTCGACGTGATCGCGAGCGTGGCCGACGACGGGGAGACCACGGCCGATACCGAGACGGACGCTGGCCCGGGTGATCGCTGGCTGTTTCGACTCGAGTTCGGAGACGGCGTGAAGCTGTTCGAGCAAATCGTCACCGAAAATGACGGCGCGATCCTGACGGCCCGGGGTCGGGAGGGGCGCTGGATGGTGAAACTGCTCTTTCACGACCGGGAGTCAGTGTCGGCGTGTCACGACCGCCTCGAGCAGTACGAGTTCGGAGCCGACGTCACCCGAATCAGCGGCGTGGACGACCTCGAAAGTGCGCGGACGCCGCTGACCGAAACGCAGTACGAGACGATCTGTAAGGCCCACGAACTCGGCTATTTCGATGTCCCGCGGGGAGTGACGCTCAAAGAGTTGGCGGCGGAACTGGACATTTCACATCAGGCGCTGTCGGAACGACTCCGGCGGAGTCACGCCGCCCTCGTCAGTGCGGAACTGTCCGATCGAAGCGCACCGATGGAAATCGACCCCTGA
- a CDS encoding A/G-specific adenine glycosylase, producing the protein MSDAEAPADEWTLPDDSAAVREALIEWYEDDHRDFPWRRTDDPYEILVSEVMSQQTQLGRVVEAWESFLERWPTTAELADADRADIVGFWTDHSLGYNNRAKYLHEAAGQVENEYDGDFPETPAELQELMGVGPYTANAVASFAFNNGDAVVDTNVKRVLYRAFGVPDDDTAFEDAASDLMPEGRSRVWNNAIMELGGVACEQTPHCDEAGCPWREWCGAYASGDFTAPDVPTQPSFEGSRRQFRGRVIGTLREYDELELDTLGHRIRVDYAPAGEYGRDWLTGLLTDLESDGLVDLERVEGSQPVARLRRDG; encoded by the coding sequence ATGAGTGACGCCGAGGCACCGGCTGACGAGTGGACGCTGCCAGACGACTCTGCGGCCGTTCGCGAGGCGCTGATCGAGTGGTACGAGGACGACCACCGCGACTTTCCGTGGCGACGGACCGACGATCCCTACGAGATCCTCGTCAGCGAGGTGATGAGCCAGCAGACCCAACTCGGCCGCGTCGTCGAGGCCTGGGAGTCGTTCCTCGAGCGCTGGCCGACCACCGCCGAACTGGCCGACGCCGACCGCGCGGACATCGTGGGGTTCTGGACGGACCACAGCCTGGGCTACAACAACCGAGCAAAGTACCTCCACGAGGCCGCCGGGCAGGTCGAAAACGAGTACGACGGCGACTTCCCCGAAACCCCAGCGGAACTGCAGGAACTGATGGGTGTCGGCCCGTACACGGCCAACGCAGTGGCGAGCTTCGCGTTCAACAACGGCGACGCGGTCGTCGATACCAACGTCAAACGGGTTCTCTACCGCGCCTTCGGCGTTCCGGACGACGACACGGCCTTCGAGGACGCGGCGAGCGACCTCATGCCCGAGGGCCGCTCGCGGGTCTGGAACAACGCGATCATGGAACTGGGCGGAGTCGCCTGCGAGCAGACCCCCCACTGTGACGAGGCCGGCTGCCCCTGGCGCGAGTGGTGTGGAGCCTACGCCAGCGGCGACTTCACTGCCCCCGACGTGCCCACCCAACCGAGCTTCGAGGGGAGCCGCCGGCAGTTCCGTGGCCGCGTGATCGGCACGCTTCGGGAGTACGACGAACTCGAGTTGGACACGCTCGGTCACCGCATCCGGGTCGACTACGCGCCCGCCGGCGAGTACGGCCGTGACTGGCTCACGGGCCTGCTGACCGACCTCGAGTCGGACGGGCTGGTCGACCTCGAGCGCGTCGAGGGCAGCCAACCCGTCGCTCGTCTCCGCCGCGACGGATGA
- a CDS encoding glycoside hydrolase family 97 catalytic domain-containing protein, whose protein sequence is MGDERSQQPFGRYRRRGVLGGMASLFAATAYSLNVSADTAAPVGEGDDSTIQTVSSPDGSVTVTVDVVGGTPTYSVSFEGTAIIDSSHLGFAFRNQPAFGVGSDAADVTVTGSDRTTVDTTWDPVWDQYDEVRERYTELRLGLAEAADPSRGGTLEIRVFDDGLGFRFLFDERFGDRFVITAERTEYSFADDYESWWIPNDYNNFEVEYEETPLSGIGSTLEAGMGGEFDGVHTPMTMRTDDGHYVSVHEANLDDYASLAIAPRESGETKFESTLAPLPDGTKVSASAPHVTPWRTVQLGNRPGDLIESNLIVNLNEDYSDDVFTQGVDWIEPQKFVGIWWLMITGRADWEYQGPRTGNHGAQTGRAKQYMDFASEHGISGVLVEGWNRGWSSYPGDGSELDFTESYPDFGLEAVTDYGASLEPSTQMTMHNETAGDFRNYESQIDEAFGLYDELGIRTIKNGYVADDGNLAGKGYTHHNQVLVNHHTLVAERAAANRQMLDIHEPIHPTGRRRTYPNLMTREGVKGQEYDSFGDVSPAHHVTFPFTRMLGGPVEYTPGIFDMDSGSGGIETTRAKQLAMYPTYFSGLQMVADLPSSYLADQPAMLRVDEVSQAQHAELDGFGTQSEWAHAQGEAYVPFDANSADSGATAGWTLEDIDAGEYDVHLRVANYEADNGLADGVDATATLRVNGELVDQLTIPGTEYWDVWTATATAVSLEGGDTELSLALTDEDTGGFNLDSIAVTESGASMPEPDEPPITGPTVPAFQFIEDVPAAGWDDTRVLDSSIGDYMITARRKSKEWYVGAMTDEHGRALEVPLDFLESAPGRRRGHENGEGADHERGRGHEKSRGKGHEKGRGKGHTNGKYVAEIYSDGIDASYDDELEAVRIDEAIVDDSTTLLASMIGSGGTAVRLRPATREDRETLPTYERPSQDVDVSIDAETFVQESFVAATGSADGDYIGGTNVELVVDDEVIAVENVRFAPGETEGPFAFGATIDTAGTYDVTVRTLEGETLASRTVTVNPPETVASFDDPSGDDDGPGEYVYPTADAFADGVFDLRSFAVTRTASSVQFAFEVETLNNAFGSDRGFSPHMFVLWLRDPAANGGTTAEVGDLGLTADFESAWHYRLEVSGFTKSAVDAGGTPLTDADGNEVAVQDDVDRDANTVTLAVDRAAFGGTDVSELKVVAMVQSEDQGALRPVAEDAEDYVFGGAIPGAAENAPRVMDLVTPADVAQAEALAYSADERATLPFVPLSDV, encoded by the coding sequence ATGGGTGATGAAAGATCACAACAACCATTCGGACGGTATCGACGGCGCGGAGTGCTTGGAGGCATGGCATCGCTGTTCGCGGCGACGGCCTACTCGCTGAACGTATCGGCGGACACCGCTGCGCCGGTCGGCGAGGGTGACGATTCGACGATCCAGACGGTGTCCTCGCCGGACGGGAGCGTGACCGTCACCGTCGATGTCGTCGGCGGGACGCCGACCTACAGCGTCTCGTTCGAGGGGACGGCCATCATCGACTCCTCACACCTCGGCTTCGCGTTCCGGAACCAGCCGGCCTTCGGCGTCGGCAGCGACGCGGCCGACGTCACCGTAACGGGGAGCGACCGGACGACGGTCGATACGACGTGGGACCCGGTCTGGGACCAGTACGACGAGGTCCGGGAACGCTACACCGAACTCCGGCTCGGACTCGCGGAGGCTGCGGACCCGAGCCGGGGTGGCACCCTCGAAATTCGGGTGTTCGATGACGGGCTCGGGTTCCGGTTCCTGTTCGACGAACGCTTCGGTGACCGGTTCGTCATCACGGCCGAGCGGACCGAGTACAGCTTCGCGGACGATTACGAGTCGTGGTGGATTCCCAACGACTACAACAACTTCGAGGTCGAGTACGAGGAGACGCCGCTGAGCGGGATCGGATCAACGCTCGAGGCGGGCATGGGCGGCGAGTTCGACGGTGTCCACACGCCGATGACGATGCGGACCGACGACGGCCACTACGTCAGCGTCCACGAGGCGAACCTTGATGACTACGCGTCGCTGGCGATCGCGCCCCGGGAAAGCGGTGAGACCAAGTTCGAGTCGACGCTGGCACCGCTGCCCGACGGAACGAAGGTGTCCGCATCCGCCCCCCACGTGACGCCGTGGCGGACGGTCCAACTCGGCAACCGACCGGGCGATCTCATCGAATCGAACCTCATCGTCAATCTCAACGAGGACTACAGCGACGATGTGTTCACGCAGGGAGTCGACTGGATCGAGCCCCAGAAGTTTGTCGGCATCTGGTGGCTGATGATCACCGGCCGCGCCGACTGGGAGTATCAGGGGCCACGGACCGGGAACCACGGCGCACAGACCGGGCGGGCGAAGCAGTACATGGATTTCGCGAGCGAACACGGTATTTCCGGCGTGCTCGTCGAAGGCTGGAACCGGGGCTGGTCGAGCTACCCGGGCGACGGAAGCGAGTTAGACTTCACTGAATCGTATCCCGACTTCGGTCTCGAGGCAGTGACCGACTACGGCGCGAGCCTCGAGCCGTCGACCCAGATGACGATGCACAACGAGACGGCGGGGGACTTCCGCAACTACGAGTCACAGATAGACGAGGCGTTCGGACTGTACGACGAGCTCGGTATTCGGACGATCAAGAACGGCTACGTCGCCGACGATGGGAATCTGGCCGGCAAGGGGTACACTCACCACAATCAGGTGCTGGTCAACCACCACACGCTGGTCGCGGAGCGGGCGGCCGCCAATCGGCAGATGCTCGACATTCACGAGCCGATCCACCCGACCGGTCGTCGCCGGACGTACCCCAACCTGATGACCCGGGAAGGCGTGAAAGGCCAGGAGTACGACTCCTTCGGCGACGTCAGCCCCGCCCATCACGTCACGTTCCCGTTCACGCGGATGCTCGGCGGCCCCGTCGAGTACACGCCGGGTATCTTCGACATGGACTCCGGCTCCGGCGGCATCGAGACGACGCGAGCGAAACAGCTCGCGATGTACCCGACCTACTTCAGCGGCCTTCAGATGGTCGCCGACCTGCCGAGTTCGTACCTCGCGGATCAGCCCGCCATGCTTCGCGTCGACGAGGTCTCCCAAGCCCAACACGCGGAACTGGACGGGTTCGGTACCCAGTCGGAGTGGGCCCATGCGCAGGGCGAAGCGTACGTTCCGTTCGACGCTAACAGCGCCGACAGCGGCGCGACGGCTGGCTGGACGCTCGAGGACATCGACGCCGGCGAGTACGACGTCCATCTCCGGGTCGCCAATTACGAGGCTGACAACGGGCTCGCCGACGGCGTCGACGCGACGGCAACGCTCCGGGTCAACGGCGAGTTAGTCGACCAGCTGACGATTCCGGGCACGGAGTACTGGGATGTCTGGACCGCGACGGCGACGGCCGTCTCGCTCGAGGGCGGAGATACCGAACTCTCACTCGCGCTGACCGACGAAGACACCGGCGGCTTCAACCTCGATTCGATCGCCGTCACGGAATCCGGAGCGTCGATGCCAGAGCCGGACGAGCCGCCGATCACTGGACCCACGGTCCCCGCGTTCCAGTTCATCGAGGACGTTCCGGCCGCGGGCTGGGACGACACGCGCGTCCTGGATTCGTCGATTGGCGACTACATGATCACCGCCCGGCGGAAGAGCAAGGAGTGGTACGTCGGCGCGATGACCGACGAGCACGGTCGCGCGCTCGAGGTTCCGCTTGACTTCCTCGAGTCCGCGCCCGGTCGACGACGCGGCCACGAAAACGGCGAGGGGGCGGACCACGAACGGGGTCGAGGTCACGAAAAGAGTCGTGGAAAGGGTCACGAGAAGGGACGCGGGAAGGGCCACACGAACGGAAAGTACGTCGCCGAGATCTACTCGGACGGTATCGACGCCAGCTACGACGACGAACTCGAGGCCGTTCGCATCGACGAGGCCATCGTCGACGACTCCACGACGCTACTGGCGTCGATGATCGGCTCCGGCGGCACGGCCGTTCGACTCCGCCCGGCGACGCGCGAGGACCGCGAGACGCTCCCGACCTACGAGCGGCCCTCGCAGGACGTCGACGTGTCGATCGATGCAGAGACGTTCGTGCAGGAGTCGTTCGTCGCCGCGACCGGCTCTGCCGATGGCGACTACATCGGCGGAACGAACGTGGAACTCGTCGTCGACGACGAGGTCATCGCCGTCGAAAACGTCCGGTTCGCGCCGGGAGAGACCGAGGGACCGTTCGCGTTCGGTGCGACGATCGACACTGCAGGGACCTACGATGTGACCGTCCGGACGCTCGAGGGTGAGACCCTCGCCAGTCGGACGGTAACGGTGAACCCGCCAGAGACCGTCGCGTCGTTCGACGATCCGAGCGGCGACGACGACGGTCCCGGCGAGTACGTGTATCCGACCGCGGACGCGTTCGCGGACGGCGTCTTCGACCTTCGGTCGTTTGCGGTGACGCGGACCGCGAGCAGCGTCCAGTTCGCCTTCGAGGTCGAGACGCTGAACAACGCGTTCGGCAGCGATCGAGGCTTCTCGCCACACATGTTCGTGCTCTGGCTCCGCGATCCGGCCGCCAACGGCGGTACGACGGCCGAAGTCGGCGACCTCGGACTGACCGCGGACTTCGAGTCGGCGTGGCACTACCGCCTCGAGGTCAGCGGCTTCACGAAGAGTGCGGTCGACGCCGGCGGTACCCCGCTAACCGATGCCGACGGTAACGAGGTCGCCGTCCAGGACGACGTAGACAGAGACGCGAACACCGTGACGCTCGCCGTCGATCGGGCGGCGTTCGGCGGAACCGACGTCTCGGAGCTGAAAGTCGTAGCGATGGTCCAATCCGAGGATCAGGGCGCACTCCGTCCCGTCGCCGAGGACGCCGAAGACTACGTGTTCGGCGGTGCTATCCCCGGTGCAGCCGAGAACGCACCCCGCGTGATGGACCTAGTGACGCCCGCGGATGTCGCTCAGGCCGAGGCACTGGCCTACTCGGCTGACGAACGGGCGACGCTGCCGTTCGTCCCCCTGAGCGACGTCTAA
- a CDS encoding OB-fold nucleic acid binding domain-containing protein: MTRDSAGEPGADDGDSVVYDLAPDCTADDVEQGRSYLAEINGIVDYGVFVDLSDSVSGLVHESVLEGTYAVGDELVVELESVRENGDIAFEPADIDDYTIETVGHDYSLTGTDRLESTIGEQIHLEGSVTQVKQTGGPTIFHVADEDGVVPCAAFEEAGVRAYPSIEVGDVVRVTGTPEHREGSVQVEVDGLSKLEGEDAEEARERLEDALETRAEPHDVEPLIDWPAFEKLRPNLEEVARLLRRTVLEGRPIRVRHHADGDGMCAAVPVQIALQRFIADVHEDEDAPRHLIKRLPAKAPFYEMEDATRDLNFALEDREKHGQQLPLLLMLDNGSTAEDVPAYETLAHYDIPIVTVDHHHPDPDAVEDLLDAHVNPYLHDEDYRITTGMLCVELARMIYPDLGDELRHVPAVAGLSDRSKADAMDDYIDLAAEEGYDENRLQDVSEALDYAAFWLRYNSGDQLIQDLLQVDSDDEQRHRELVEFFAERGREEVDEQLDAAMPHLEHETLENGAHLYRIDVENYAHRFTYPAPGKTTGEIHDRKIEETGDPVITVGYGPDFAVLRSDGVRLDIPNMVSELEAEIAGGGVSGGGHLVVGSIKFVTGKREEVIDALVEKMAKADIDEALSSAAPIDD; encoded by the coding sequence ATGACGCGTGACTCCGCCGGGGAACCCGGCGCAGACGACGGGGATTCCGTCGTCTACGATCTCGCTCCTGATTGTACCGCCGACGATGTCGAGCAAGGCCGCTCCTATCTCGCTGAGATTAACGGCATCGTCGACTACGGCGTCTTCGTCGATCTCTCTGACTCCGTCTCCGGACTTGTCCACGAATCCGTCCTTGAGGGCACCTACGCCGTCGGCGACGAACTCGTCGTCGAACTCGAGAGCGTCAGAGAGAACGGCGATATAGCCTTCGAACCCGCCGATATCGACGATTACACGATCGAAACGGTCGGCCACGACTACTCGCTGACTGGCACCGACCGCCTCGAGAGCACCATCGGCGAACAGATCCACCTCGAAGGGTCGGTTACGCAGGTCAAACAGACTGGCGGCCCAACGATCTTCCACGTCGCCGACGAGGACGGCGTCGTTCCCTGCGCCGCCTTCGAGGAGGCCGGCGTCCGCGCCTACCCCTCGATCGAAGTCGGCGACGTCGTTCGCGTCACCGGGACGCCGGAACACCGCGAGGGATCCGTCCAGGTCGAGGTCGACGGCCTCTCGAAACTCGAGGGCGAAGACGCCGAGGAAGCCCGCGAGCGTCTCGAGGACGCCCTCGAAACACGTGCCGAACCCCACGATGTCGAGCCGCTGATCGACTGGCCTGCGTTCGAAAAGCTTCGCCCGAACTTAGAAGAGGTCGCCCGACTGCTCCGTCGGACGGTCCTCGAGGGACGGCCGATCCGCGTGCGCCACCACGCTGACGGCGACGGAATGTGCGCTGCCGTCCCCGTCCAGATCGCGCTCCAGCGATTCATCGCCGACGTCCACGAGGACGAAGACGCGCCACGCCACCTCATCAAGCGGCTGCCGGCGAAAGCGCCGTTCTATGAGATGGAGGACGCGACCCGGGACCTGAACTTCGCGCTCGAGGACCGCGAGAAACACGGTCAGCAACTGCCGCTCCTCCTGATGCTGGACAACGGCTCGACGGCCGAGGACGTCCCGGCCTACGAGACGCTGGCCCACTACGACATCCCGATCGTCACGGTCGACCACCACCACCCCGATCCGGACGCGGTCGAGGACCTGCTCGACGCCCACGTCAACCCGTACCTCCACGATGAGGACTACCGGATCACGACCGGGATGCTCTGCGTCGAACTCGCGCGGATGATCTACCCCGATCTGGGCGACGAACTCCGCCACGTTCCCGCCGTCGCCGGCCTCTCGGATCGCTCGAAGGCCGACGCGATGGATGACTACATCGACCTCGCCGCCGAGGAAGGCTACGATGAGAACCGCCTGCAAGACGTCAGCGAGGCGCTCGACTACGCCGCGTTCTGGCTGCGCTACAACTCCGGCGACCAGTTGATTCAGGACCTGCTACAAGTCGACAGCGACGACGAGCAACGCCATCGCGAACTCGTCGAGTTCTTCGCCGAGCGTGGTCGCGAGGAGGTCGACGAGCAACTCGACGCCGCGATGCCCCATCTCGAGCACGAGACGCTCGAGAACGGGGCCCACCTCTACCGAATCGACGTCGAGAACTACGCCCACCGCTTTACCTACCCCGCACCGGGGAAGACAACGGGCGAGATCCACGACCGCAAGATCGAGGAGACCGGCGACCCGGTCATCACCGTCGGCTACGGCCCGGACTTCGCCGTGCTCCGCAGTGATGGCGTCCGACTGGACATCCCGAACATGGTCTCCGAACTTGAGGCCGAGATCGCAGGCGGCGGCGTCTCTGGCGGCGGTCACCTCGTCGTCGGTTCGATCAAGTTCGTCACCGGCAAGCGCGAGGAAGTGATCGACGCCTTAGTCGAGAAGATGGCCAAGGCCGACATCGACGAAGCGCTCTCGAGTGCGGCACCGATCGACGACTGA